A window of Chitinophagales bacterium contains these coding sequences:
- a CDS encoding PQQ-dependent sugar dehydrogenase has protein sequence MYKKSSICIVAASLLTWATSCANNNPSARIDGSADTTGLPPVETRKANTNYAPANKGQTRIGGVKTKASYTVTMLAEKLGKPWAVIGLPDGRLLVTEKSGYMMILDANGQNSKKITGFPAVDDRGQGGLLDVALDPSFAQNKMIYWSFSEKSGVGNLMAVAKGKLNEATAKVENPTVIFRATPALNSTLHYGSRLIFARDGNLFVSTGERSILEGRVQAQDLSSGLGKIFRITKEGKPAPGNPFIGKPNVMPEIFAYGIRNAQSLDIHPVTGELWEAEFGPRGGDELNIIRSGKNYGWPVITYGIEYSGSKVGEALQQKAGMEQPIYYWDPTLSPSGMAFYKGTAIPEWKNNLFIGGLSGQHIARIVIKDNKVVGEERLLADKNERFRDVLYFNNALYTVTDGGKLYRIK, from the coding sequence ATGTACAAAAAATCAAGTATCTGCATTGTCGCGGCCTCTCTCCTGACCTGGGCCACCAGCTGTGCCAACAACAATCCCTCTGCGCGTATTGACGGGTCGGCCGACACAACCGGTCTTCCGCCTGTGGAGACCCGCAAAGCAAACACCAATTATGCCCCTGCAAATAAAGGGCAAACCAGGATTGGAGGGGTCAAGACCAAAGCCTCCTATACCGTTACTATGCTGGCGGAAAAGCTGGGTAAACCCTGGGCGGTCATTGGCCTTCCTGACGGACGGCTCCTTGTAACCGAAAAATCCGGATACATGATGATCCTGGATGCCAATGGTCAAAACAGCAAAAAGATAACAGGTTTTCCAGCCGTGGATGACCGCGGCCAAGGGGGCCTTTTGGATGTAGCCCTGGATCCCTCTTTTGCCCAGAATAAAATGATCTACTGGTCCTTCTCCGAAAAATCCGGTGTGGGTAACCTGATGGCCGTCGCCAAAGGAAAACTCAATGAGGCAACGGCAAAAGTTGAGAACCCAACGGTGATATTTCGGGCAACCCCGGCTTTGAACAGTACGTTACATTATGGATCCAGATTGATCTTTGCCCGTGACGGGAATTTATTTGTCAGCACCGGCGAAAGGTCAATTTTGGAAGGTCGGGTTCAGGCTCAGGACCTTTCATCCGGACTTGGAAAGATCTTTCGCATCACTAAAGAAGGGAAACCGGCACCTGGGAATCCATTCATCGGAAAACCGAATGTCATGCCAGAGATATTTGCTTATGGTATCCGGAATGCACAGAGCCTTGATATACATCCGGTAACCGGAGAACTCTGGGAAGCAGAATTTGGACCACGTGGTGGAGATGAATTGAATATCATCCGGTCAGGTAAGAACTATGGATGGCCGGTGATCACTTATGGAATTGAATACAGTGGTTCCAAAGTGGGTGAAGCGCTTCAGCAAAAAGCAGGGATGGAACAACCCATTTATTACTGGGACCCCACCCTATCCCCCAGTGGAATGGCTTTTTACAAAGGAACCGCGATTCCCGAATGGAAGAACAACCTGTTTATCGGGGGATTGAGTGGCCAGCACATTGCAAGGATTGTTATAAAAGATAATAAAGTTGTAGGCGAAGAACGATTACTGGCTGATAAGAACGAGCGTTTCCGGGATGTGTTGTATTTCAACAACGCCCTGTATACAGTTACGGATGGCGGGAAATTGTATAGAATTAAATAG
- the hutU gene encoding urocanate hydratase, whose translation MSTIPQTPTGTALRCKGWIQEAAYRMLLNNLDPAVAERPEDLIVYGGRGKAARNHQALENILKALTILENDETLLIQSGKPVGILKTHPDAPRVLLSNSQLVPHWATWEHFDELEKKGLMMYGQMTAGSWIYIGSQGIVQGTYETYAALADKHYQGSLKGTLNVTAGLGGMGGAQPLAITMNGGVALIAEVEEWRIDKRLETRYLDEKSLDIDEAIDKALEYKKTGAAKSIGVLANAVRLLERMVERGIIPDTLTDQTSAHDPLIGYVPHTLNNQEANSLREKDPAAYIQLSYQSMYRHVQLMVQLMDKGAITFDYGNNIRARAEEFENDPANGILDFPKGRCFAFPGFVPAYIRPLFCEGKGPFRWAALSGDPADIAVTDELILELFPENTSLRRWITLAKEKIAFQGLPARICWLGQGEREKAGLAFNELVRTGKVKAPIVIGRDHLDTGSVASPNRETEAMLDGSDAVADWPLLNALVNTAGGASWVSLHHGGGVGMGYSIHAGMVIVADGTDAAAARLARVLRNDPGMGVIRHADAGYDLAKQTSVSFGLNIDARL comes from the coding sequence ATGTCCACAATTCCCCAAACCCCTACTGGTACCGCCCTCCGTTGCAAAGGATGGATACAGGAAGCCGCCTATCGGATGCTTCTGAACAACCTGGACCCGGCGGTTGCGGAAAGGCCAGAGGACCTCATCGTATACGGTGGGAGAGGCAAAGCTGCCAGAAACCATCAGGCGCTCGAAAATATCCTGAAAGCCCTGACCATCCTCGAGAATGATGAAACCTTATTGATTCAAAGCGGGAAACCAGTTGGTATTCTGAAAACTCATCCCGATGCACCACGCGTTCTGTTGAGCAATAGTCAACTCGTGCCTCATTGGGCCACCTGGGAGCATTTTGATGAACTCGAGAAAAAAGGCCTGATGATGTATGGCCAGATGACTGCGGGTTCCTGGATCTATATTGGTAGCCAGGGCATCGTGCAGGGGACCTATGAGACCTATGCAGCCCTGGCAGATAAACACTATCAAGGCTCACTTAAAGGCACGTTGAATGTGACGGCAGGCCTCGGTGGTATGGGTGGCGCCCAGCCCCTTGCCATTACCATGAATGGCGGCGTAGCCCTGATTGCCGAAGTGGAAGAATGGCGGATCGATAAACGGCTGGAGACAAGATATCTTGATGAGAAAAGCCTGGATATAGACGAGGCTATTGACAAGGCCCTTGAGTATAAAAAAACAGGTGCCGCAAAAAGCATCGGTGTGCTGGCAAACGCTGTCAGACTCCTGGAAAGGATGGTGGAAAGGGGGATAATCCCGGATACGCTAACGGATCAAACCAGCGCCCATGACCCTTTGATCGGGTATGTGCCACATACGCTCAATAATCAGGAAGCGAATAGCTTGCGTGAAAAAGATCCGGCTGCCTATATCCAACTCAGCTACCAGAGTATGTACCGGCATGTACAATTGATGGTGCAATTGATGGATAAAGGAGCGATCACTTTTGACTATGGAAATAATATCCGGGCCCGGGCGGAAGAGTTCGAGAATGATCCAGCCAATGGAATATTGGATTTTCCAAAAGGCAGATGTTTTGCTTTTCCTGGTTTTGTCCCGGCTTATATACGTCCATTATTTTGTGAAGGCAAAGGGCCTTTTCGCTGGGCAGCTTTAAGTGGTGATCCGGCCGATATTGCAGTGACGGATGAATTGATCCTTGAATTGTTTCCGGAAAATACCTCGCTTCGGCGATGGATCACGTTGGCCAAAGAGAAGATCGCTTTTCAGGGATTGCCGGCCAGGATTTGCTGGCTGGGGCAGGGGGAAAGAGAAAAAGCAGGATTGGCCTTTAATGAACTTGTAAGAACGGGCAAGGTGAAGGCACCGATCGTCATAGGTCGCGATCACCTTGATACCGGATCGGTGGCAAGTCCCAACCGCGAAACAGAGGCCATGCTGGATGGTAGTGATGCGGTGGCCGATTGGCCACTACTCAATGCTCTGGTGAATACCGCCGGAGGAGCGAGCTGGGTATCTTTGCACCATGGGGGTGGGGTAGGAATGGGGTATAGTATTCATGCAGGAATGGTGATCGTAGCAGATGGTACCGATGCGGCCGCTGCTCGTCTGGCACGTGTACTGCGCAATGATCCGGGAATGGGGGTTATACGCCACGCCGATGCAGGGTATGATCTGGCAAAGCAAACTTCGGTGAGTTTCGGACTGAATATAGATGCTCGATTATAA
- the hutH gene encoding histidine ammonia-lyase, with the protein MNDTFHYGIDSLTPAKALDIAQGKLKGILSTQAREKIEESQRQVSAIVEQERTVYGINTGFGILSNTRISAEDTTTLQHKILQSHSVGVGDPIPIEIAKLMLITKVHALAQGYSGIRMETLERISWHIEQDIIPVVPEKGSVGASGDLAPLAHLFLPLIGLGECYLNGVRLDTHKVLKQKGILPLQLGPKEGLALINGTQFILSFAVKAVQRMHNCLEAADIIGAMSLEALTGTKAPFDNRLHQLRPYAGNLLVAQRLRLLLEGSDIMQSHVDCGRVQDPYSLRCMPQVHGASRNAWLHLKEMTQVELNAVTDNPIVFKADDTVSGGNFHGQPMALPLDYACFAAAEIGNISDRRCYLLLEGKWGLPMLLMKDVGLNSGFMIPQYTTAALVTENKTLCFPSSADSIPTSLGQEDHVSMGSISGRKLNRVLDNLEYILAIELLSACQAIEFRRPLKSSAVLEFAHEYVRDYVSFAKEDRIFAEDINKVSGLIKEFGLVERVNAFAHEQGVLLNAHFDEFIL; encoded by the coding sequence ATGAATGATACATTTCATTACGGTATAGATTCCCTGACTCCAGCGAAGGCGCTGGACATTGCCCAGGGGAAATTAAAAGGGATTCTATCCACCCAGGCCAGGGAAAAAATTGAAGAAAGCCAACGCCAGGTATCGGCTATCGTAGAACAGGAACGAACCGTGTATGGCATCAATACCGGCTTTGGTATTTTGTCAAATACCCGGATTTCAGCCGAGGATACCACCACACTTCAGCACAAGATCCTTCAAAGCCATAGCGTAGGCGTAGGCGATCCCATTCCCATTGAGATTGCCAAGTTGATGCTCATTACCAAGGTTCATGCCCTGGCACAAGGGTATAGTGGTATCCGAATGGAAACACTGGAACGGATAAGCTGGCATATCGAACAGGATATCATACCGGTTGTTCCGGAAAAGGGTAGCGTAGGCGCCAGTGGTGACCTGGCCCCTTTAGCCCATCTTTTTCTCCCTTTGATCGGTTTAGGCGAATGCTACCTGAATGGGGTAAGGCTGGATACACACAAGGTTTTAAAACAAAAAGGAATATTGCCCCTGCAACTGGGCCCCAAGGAAGGACTGGCCCTGATCAATGGCACCCAGTTCATCCTCTCTTTTGCGGTAAAAGCTGTCCAGCGGATGCACAATTGTCTGGAGGCGGCTGATATTATCGGGGCCATGAGCCTCGAAGCACTTACCGGGACCAAGGCCCCCTTTGATAATCGTCTTCATCAACTTCGCCCTTATGCCGGAAACCTGCTGGTAGCCCAGCGGCTCAGGCTTTTACTCGAAGGTTCTGATATCATGCAGAGCCATGTGGATTGCGGGCGGGTGCAGGATCCTTATTCGCTGCGTTGCATGCCACAGGTACATGGCGCTTCGCGCAACGCGTGGTTACATTTAAAAGAAATGACACAGGTGGAGTTGAATGCCGTAACGGATAATCCGATCGTTTTCAAAGCAGATGATACCGTTAGTGGAGGAAATTTCCATGGCCAACCCATGGCACTGCCCCTTGACTATGCCTGTTTTGCCGCCGCCGAGATCGGCAATATCAGCGACCGCCGATGCTACCTGCTCCTGGAAGGTAAATGGGGACTCCCCATGTTGCTGATGAAAGATGTTGGCTTGAACTCAGGTTTTATGATACCGCAATACACCACGGCTGCTTTGGTAACGGAAAATAAAACCCTTTGTTTTCCTTCCAGCGCGGACAGTATTCCCACTTCGCTGGGACAGGAAGACCATGTAAGCATGGGCAGCATCAGCGGGCGAAAACTCAATCGGGTATTAGATAACCTGGAGTATATTCTGGCCATTGAATTACTCTCCGCCTGCCAGGCCATTGAATTCAGGAGGCCATTAAAAAGCTCGGCTGTGCTGGAGTTTGCGCATGAATATGTACGTGATTACGTGAGTTTTGCAAAGGAAGACCGAATATTTGCTGAAGATATCAATAAGGTATCCGGACTGATAAAAGAATTCGGATTGGTAGAACGGGTGAATGCTTTTGCCCATGAGCAGGGAGTACTTCTCAATGCCCACTTCGATGAATTTATTTTGTAA
- the ung gene encoding uracil-DNA glycosylase, which produces MDVKIEGSWKQALHAEFDKPYFKQIVLHIKTEKGQGKTIYPPGSKIFHAFDQTPIDQVKVVILGQDPYHGAGQAHGLSFSVPNGVPPPPSLINIFKEIQSDIGVEPPRHGNLEHWAKQGVLLLNASLTVRAGEPMSHSKIGWAIFTDTVIKTISEKKKHVVFLLWGKFAREKKILIDTSKHLVLESAHPSPLSAHNGFFGNRHFSKANEYLVKNRIEPIDWCC; this is translated from the coding sequence ATGGACGTAAAAATAGAGGGGTCGTGGAAACAAGCACTTCATGCAGAGTTTGATAAACCTTATTTCAAGCAGATCGTCCTTCATATAAAGACTGAAAAAGGCCAGGGCAAGACCATCTACCCTCCCGGCTCAAAGATCTTTCATGCCTTTGACCAAACCCCGATCGATCAGGTCAAGGTAGTGATATTGGGCCAGGATCCTTATCATGGCGCAGGCCAGGCACATGGACTGAGTTTTTCGGTTCCTAATGGTGTGCCTCCCCCGCCTTCGTTGATCAATATCTTCAAAGAAATTCAATCCGATATCGGGGTAGAACCTCCTCGTCATGGCAACCTGGAACATTGGGCCAAACAAGGCGTCCTGCTCCTGAATGCCTCTCTTACCGTTAGGGCGGGCGAACCCATGAGTCATTCCAAGATCGGCTGGGCCATTTTCACCGATACCGTCATCAAAACCATTTCTGAAAAAAAGAAACATGTGGTGTTCCTGCTCTGGGGAAAATTCGCCCGGGAAAAAAAGATACTGATCGATACCAGTAAACACCTGGTGCTTGAATCGGCACACCCTTCTCCCCTTTCCGCCCATAACGGTTTTTTTGGAAACAGACATTTTTCAAAAGCCAATGAATATCTGGTAAAGAATCGGATCGAGCCGATAGATTGGTGCTGTTAG
- a CDS encoding GNAT family N-acetyltransferase → MFPTDLQLQTSLVTLRPLDRSDYDAFLRLAGEDPSMWQYFSLNLGDPDQLHRWFDLAESDRRANTRRPFTIIEKKTGFIAGSSSLGNISLYDKRVEIGWSWLGKPFRSTGINVHAKYAMMKYAFESADMERVEFKTDVQNTRARKGLEKVGGMEEGTLRSHMTMWNNRRRTSVYYSVLKNEWPEVKRKLEQDYEIG, encoded by the coding sequence ATGTTTCCAACAGACCTCCAACTTCAAACCTCGCTTGTTACCCTCCGGCCCCTTGACAGAAGTGACTATGATGCTTTTCTCCGGCTGGCTGGGGAAGATCCATCCATGTGGCAATATTTCTCGCTGAACCTGGGAGATCCCGACCAACTTCATCGGTGGTTTGATTTGGCAGAAAGCGATAGACGGGCAAACACACGCCGGCCCTTTACCATCATTGAGAAAAAAACAGGATTTATCGCAGGCTCCAGCAGCCTGGGTAATATTTCCCTGTATGATAAACGGGTAGAGATCGGATGGAGTTGGTTGGGTAAACCATTTCGCAGTACCGGCATCAATGTACATGCAAAGTATGCCATGATGAAATATGCTTTTGAATCAGCCGATATGGAAAGAGTGGAATTCAAAACGGATGTACAAAATACCCGTGCCAGAAAGGGACTGGAAAAAGTAGGCGGAATGGAAGAAGGCACCCTCCGAAGCCATATGACCATGTGGAACAACCGGCGGCGCACCTCAGTATATTACTCCGTATTAAAAAATGAATGGCCGGAAGTAAAAAGGAAATTGGAACAGGACTATGAAATCGGGTAG
- a CDS encoding 1-acyl-sn-glycerol-3-phosphate acyltransferase, with translation MRNILARIWAFWGLLSFVATFLVFVWPSLACYLIPEPRGQKIFIDLSRVWMSIWLRMVGCPLTVKGREHFKKGEAYIVTYNHNSFMDVPLSCPFIPGANKTIAKKSFTRIPLFGWYYSKGAVLVDRKSDASRRKSYEEMKSVLARGMHMSIYPEGTRNRTDQPLKAFYDGAFKLACETGHAIIPGVIFHTRKVLPTHKAFYFWPRKLDMHFLPPVSPAGKTVEELKSEVFEIMKTHYTSYSPE, from the coding sequence ATGCGTAATATTCTTGCCAGGATATGGGCTTTTTGGGGGCTGCTTAGCTTTGTTGCCACCTTCCTTGTCTTTGTATGGCCTTCGCTGGCTTGCTATCTTATTCCCGAACCACGTGGGCAAAAGATTTTCATCGATTTGTCAAGGGTCTGGATGAGTATTTGGCTGAGAATGGTAGGTTGCCCCTTGACTGTAAAAGGCAGGGAGCATTTTAAAAAAGGGGAAGCCTATATTGTCACCTACAACCACAATTCCTTTATGGATGTTCCCCTCTCCTGCCCTTTTATTCCGGGAGCGAATAAAACCATTGCCAAGAAATCCTTCACCCGCATTCCCCTTTTTGGTTGGTACTACAGCAAGGGGGCTGTATTGGTGGATAGAAAAAGCGATGCCAGCCGGAGAAAAAGTTATGAGGAAATGAAAAGTGTGCTTGCCAGGGGCATGCACATGAGTATTTACCCCGAAGGTACCCGCAACCGGACAGACCAACCACTTAAAGCCTTCTATGATGGTGCCTTTAAACTGGCTTGCGAAACAGGACACGCGATCATTCCTGGTGTGATCTTTCATACCCGAAAAGTACTCCCCACCCACAAAGCCTTTTATTTCTGGCCTCGAAAACTGGACATGCATTTTTTACCTCCGGTATCACCTGCCGGTAAAACCGTGGAAGAATTAAAATCCGAAGTATTTGAGATCATGAAAACGCATTACACCTCCTATTCCCCGGAATAG
- a CDS encoding LPS-assembly protein LptD has protein sequence MTALFTAVLFFTQTWKTAAYYAGPGDFYSTLTKHRDTIPVKGPPKNLRNSPSVPVSQEPAEARPAVNNAISAIAPTDTVPSGKPDSITVTRVDTISYKLSRDSLDAPIYYEAEDSAVVLVDTGKVFLYGKTKTNFKDIELGAPMLELDQETQLVTAVGSRDSAGRILERVRFVQGEQDFQSDQIQFNLKTQKGLTKNTFTKQEEIFLQATNSKKIGDTIYASNGVLSTCNYDEPHFGFRYSRIKLVTGKVAISGPIHPEFERVPIPIYLPFGFFPLNRGRHSGFLPPQFTVNDQFGLGLEGMGYYKVLNDYFDVTLRTNLYSYGGWSFDIRPTYRKRYRYNGAFSLKYQNTKFNFKGDPDFNRVKTFFVTWNHAVDSRARPGTTFSGNVSAGSTKYNQYVAYSPNLNLQNQLSSSIAYSKTWTGKPYNLTLSANHNQNSRTRLVNLNIPNVGFTVSTLYPFQKKKLLGTPKWYEKLGIAYNGSFTNSVSFYDTLTYGKNGIKPLLKYLLDTAYYSARHNVPITLALPPVLNGNVIISPGISYSQNWIQRTTDYTWNDVTKKVDTAFNKGLFIEQSTGFSLSFSTAVFGLFRFKNSRLMALRHVVRPSLSFSFTPDLNKQYLRKVQVDTTGRTLNYNAIGGSVYTFAGGRKFAGMSFSIDNNLEMKLRPKNDTSAAAKEGKKVKLIDGYGITGSYNLLLDSLNLSDISMYVRSTLFDKINITASGVLNPYQFDSSGYRIAKYAWQGGKLKPGRLTSGTVSISTSFQSKPKDPEKEKKRQEEIEQSYADDPLLAADQQRLLDYMQQNPNEFVDFNVDWNLSVGLSLNFSERLKPDYSGFQKDIYSSLNFSGGFNLAPKWKLSANGLYDLKDTKLQSLQLTISREMHCWQMSINVTPVGNFRFFNISISPKASILQDLKINRTRSFYSGE, from the coding sequence TTGACAGCCCTATTCACTGCTGTATTATTTTTTACACAGACGTGGAAAACTGCCGCTTATTATGCAGGCCCAGGCGATTTTTACAGCACTTTAACAAAACACCGGGATACCATTCCGGTAAAAGGACCCCCAAAAAACCTGCGCAACTCTCCCAGTGTACCTGTTTCACAAGAGCCCGCAGAGGCCAGACCAGCTGTGAACAACGCCATTTCTGCCATTGCTCCAACGGATACTGTCCCCTCTGGAAAACCAGATTCGATAACTGTCACCAGGGTCGATACCATTTCCTACAAATTATCCCGTGATTCGCTTGATGCGCCGATCTATTACGAGGCGGAGGATTCGGCGGTGGTACTTGTGGATACGGGGAAAGTATTTCTTTATGGAAAGACCAAAACGAATTTCAAGGATATCGAATTGGGAGCTCCCATGCTGGAGCTCGACCAGGAGACCCAATTGGTAACAGCCGTGGGAAGCCGGGACTCGGCAGGCCGGATATTGGAAAGGGTCCGGTTTGTTCAGGGTGAACAGGATTTCCAGAGTGATCAGATACAATTCAATCTCAAAACACAAAAAGGGCTGACCAAAAATACTTTTACCAAACAGGAAGAGATTTTTCTCCAGGCAACCAACTCCAAAAAGATCGGAGACACCATCTATGCAAGCAATGGGGTTTTGTCAACCTGTAACTATGACGAACCGCATTTTGGGTTTCGCTACAGCAGGATCAAACTCGTAACAGGCAAAGTTGCGATCTCGGGGCCTATTCATCCGGAGTTTGAACGGGTGCCCATTCCCATTTATCTGCCTTTTGGTTTCTTCCCACTCAACCGGGGACGTCATTCTGGCTTCCTTCCTCCCCAGTTCACGGTGAATGACCAATTTGGTTTAGGATTGGAAGGGATGGGGTATTACAAGGTGCTGAATGATTATTTTGATGTCACCCTACGTACCAATCTCTATTCCTATGGTGGGTGGTCGTTTGATATTCGGCCAACCTATCGCAAAAGATATCGCTACAATGGTGCCTTTAGTTTGAAATACCAGAATACGAAATTCAACTTTAAAGGGGATCCGGATTTCAACCGGGTAAAGACCTTTTTTGTAACCTGGAATCATGCGGTGGATTCAAGGGCCAGACCGGGTACTACTTTTTCCGGAAATGTGTCCGCCGGTTCAACCAAGTATAACCAATATGTGGCCTATAGCCCCAATCTGAACCTGCAGAACCAATTGAGTTCATCCATTGCCTATTCAAAAACCTGGACGGGCAAACCCTATAACCTGACACTGAGTGCCAACCATAACCAGAACAGCCGCACCCGATTGGTGAACCTGAATATTCCCAATGTAGGGTTTACGGTCAGCACCCTTTATCCCTTTCAAAAAAAGAAACTCCTTGGAACACCAAAATGGTATGAGAAACTCGGGATCGCCTATAACGGTTCCTTTACCAACTCCGTCAGTTTCTATGATACCCTGACCTATGGAAAAAATGGGATCAAACCCTTGTTAAAATATTTACTGGATACTGCTTACTATTCAGCGCGGCACAATGTACCCATCACCCTGGCCCTCCCCCCGGTTTTGAATGGAAATGTGATCATTTCCCCAGGGATTTCTTACAGCCAAAACTGGATCCAACGCACGACAGATTATACCTGGAATGACGTGACAAAAAAAGTGGACACGGCCTTCAATAAAGGTTTGTTCATAGAACAAAGTACTGGTTTCTCCCTTTCCTTTAGTACAGCTGTATTTGGTTTATTCCGTTTCAAGAATTCAAGGTTGATGGCCTTGCGACATGTCGTTCGACCTTCACTCAGTTTTAGTTTCACGCCGGATCTGAATAAACAATATCTCCGTAAAGTTCAGGTGGATACAACAGGCCGGACACTGAATTATAATGCCATTGGCGGTTCGGTATACACCTTTGCCGGTGGTCGAAAATTTGCCGGTATGAGTTTCTCCATTGACAATAACCTGGAGATGAAACTGCGGCCAAAGAATGATACCAGTGCTGCCGCCAAAGAAGGTAAGAAAGTAAAACTGATCGATGGATATGGAATTACCGGAAGCTATAACCTCTTGCTTGATTCACTGAACCTGAGTGATATTTCCATGTATGTCCGTAGCACCTTGTTTGATAAGATCAATATCACGGCCAGTGGGGTTTTGAATCCCTATCAGTTTGATTCCAGTGGATACCGTATTGCCAAATATGCCTGGCAGGGTGGTAAGTTAAAACCCGGACGATTGACGAGTGGTACCGTTTCCATTTCCACCAGCTTCCAGAGTAAGCCAAAGGATCCTGAGAAAGAAAAGAAAAGACAAGAGGAGATTGAGCAATCTTATGCAGACGATCCCTTATTGGCCGCTGATCAGCAAAGGTTGTTGGACTATATGCAACAAAATCCAAATGAGTTTGTCGATTTTAATGTTGACTGGAACCTAAGCGTGGGATTATCACTCAACTTTTCAGAACGGCTGAAACCGGATTATAGTGGGTTTCAAAAAGACATCTATTCCAGTTTGAATTTCTCTGGTGGGTTTAATCTGGCTCCTAAATGGAAACTCTCTGCCAATGGACTTTATGACCTCAAGGATACCAAACTGCAGAGTCTTCAATTGACCATTTCCCGTGAAATGCACTGCTGGCAAATGTCTATCAACGTGACGCCGGTAGGTAATTTCCGGTTCTTTAATATCAGCATCAGTCCCAAAGCATCTATTCTGCAAGACCTCAAGATCAACCGGACAAGGTCCTTCTATTCCGGGGAATAG
- a CDS encoding N-acetylmuramoyl-L-alanine amidase, giving the protein MKRNVPFFLAILISSAALYSFVEPPYQKSVNTIIVDPGHGGFDSGAKGSYSTEAQICLEVSMKLGKMLEKEIPDLKVLFTRTTNVMAGNKATKNEGLRYRADFANQSGADLFISIHCNSAPRIKHSTPIGYKYVGKGKKRRKVRTYRTTYSPNPAHGTETFVWAVDKNEAKQDALKAEDMYGEDDSTIVAPDENDPVIRALRLLYAKKFFKNSVTLADMVEKEFVSSGRFSRGVKQRNEAGIWVLQATGMPSILVECGFMSHKEEEDYLNSDKGQEEICGSITNAVKNYITWLENHRQNGNNGDGGTPSSKSKPAAVMPRNTVKKAS; this is encoded by the coding sequence ATGAAGAGAAATGTCCCTTTTTTCCTGGCGATACTGATCAGTTCCGCAGCTCTTTATTCCTTTGTAGAGCCCCCCTACCAGAAGAGTGTCAACACCATCATTGTTGACCCTGGTCATGGAGGTTTTGATTCAGGCGCCAAAGGCTCCTATTCCACGGAAGCGCAAATATGCCTGGAAGTGAGTATGAAACTGGGCAAAATGCTTGAAAAAGAGATCCCTGACCTGAAGGTTTTGTTCACCCGTACCACCAATGTTATGGCAGGGAATAAGGCTACAAAAAACGAAGGGCTTCGATACCGGGCCGATTTTGCCAACCAATCAGGCGCCGACCTTTTCATCTCCATCCACTGTAATTCTGCCCCCCGGATAAAACACAGTACACCGATCGGATACAAGTATGTTGGAAAGGGTAAGAAAAGACGGAAGGTCCGTACCTATCGTACGACCTATTCCCCCAATCCCGCGCATGGCACCGAGACCTTTGTATGGGCCGTTGATAAAAATGAGGCGAAACAAGATGCCCTGAAGGCTGAAGACATGTATGGGGAAGATGATTCCACCATTGTGGCCCCCGATGAAAATGACCCGGTGATCCGGGCGCTCCGATTACTTTATGCCAAGAAATTCTTTAAGAACAGCGTTACACTGGCGGATATGGTAGAAAAGGAATTTGTGTCCTCCGGCCGGTTTAGCCGTGGTGTGAAACAAAGAAATGAGGCTGGTATCTGGGTACTTCAGGCTACGGGTATGCCAAGTATATTGGTAGAATGTGGGTTTATGAGCCACAAGGAAGAAGAAGACTATCTCAACAGCGATAAAGGCCAGGAAGAAATCTGTGGCAGCATTACCAATGCAGTGAAGAATTATATCACCTGGCTGGAGAATCATCGCCAAAATGGCAATAATGGGGATGGAGGCA